The DNA sequence AATGACGCCGGAGGATTTTATCGAGGACACGCCGATCACCAGCGGCACCTATCGGCCCGCCAACCACGGCGGCAAATATCGCGGCCGCATCACCTTGCGTCAGGCATTCGCGGCCTCGAGCAATGTGGCGGCAGTCAGATTGACACAAAAGGTGGGCGTCGACGCTGTCATAAAGGTGGCGCGCGACCTGGGCATCACGGCACCGCTGACAGAAGATCTCAGCCTTGCACTGGGCACGTCCGAAATTCCGCTCATCCAGCTCGCGCAGGCTTATGCCACCGTAGCGGCGGGCGCCTATCCCGTCATCGCCCACGGCCTGCCTCCCGAAGAACAGGGGTGGTTCGACCGCCTGATGAGCCGTCAGCGTCACTTCAGCCAGGACCAGCTTGAAATGATCCGCGATCTGTTGTCGTCAGCCGCAAACCGGGGAACGGGCAGCGCAGCGGCACTTCGCACCAGCACGTTCGGCAAGACGGGAACCACCCAGGATAGCCGTGACGCGATCTTCGTCGGTTATGCCGGTGGGCTGGTGACGGCCGTCTGGATCGGCAATGATGATAATGCCCCGCTCCCCGGCGGCGCGGCAGGCGGCGGCGTTCCTGCGCGCATCTGGCGAAACTTCATGGCCGGAGCCATCAACGAACCTGTCGAAACACCGCCCGAACAACAGGATAGCGACCTTGTTAATGCAATCGCGAATGTGACGGTGGAAGGGGGCCTGGGCAATATGAGCCTGGGCGTGGATGAGGACGGGGTGTCGGTCAACATTGGCCCCAATCAGTTGCGCCTGCCCATCAGCCAGCCTGAAGCGCCACCCTCCCCCGCCGTCCCCGCTACGCCGCCGCCGCGGATCGTGCCGACACAGCCGACCGATGGAGACCAGGAACCTTGACGTGATTGACGGGTGAACTCGGCTGACAGCATGCCACGGCGCGACGACATGCCGCCAATACCGCAGCCAAACTGCGAATAATCTACCGATGATATCTGCGGCCTTTCTCAGGCGCCCTAGCTGTCCTAAAGGGGAAGCATGAGCGCCCCCCTCTACAATAAGGACATATTGCGCCTCGCCGCCAGTATACCGCATCACCGGCGACTGGCACAGCCGCAGGCGACCGTGGAAAAACGATCGCCCACTTGCGGATCGCGAGTGACAGCAGACGTAAGAATGGAAGGCGGAAAGCTGGTCGAGCTAGGTCTGGACGTGAAAGCCTGCGCACTCGGTCAGGCTTCGGCTTCGCTTATGTCGGCTCAGGCAATTGGCCTGACAGCAGCCGAACTCGAGACCGCGCGAGACAAGTTGACTGCGTATCTCTCTGGCAAAGGCGATGATCTGAATTTCTGGCCGGGGTTGACCGTCCTCGCTCCAGCCCGAGGATATCCGGCGCGTCACGCTTCCATCCGGCTGAGTTTTGAGGCGGTGGCAGAAGCCGCACGCGCGGCGGAGGCCTGATGCCTACTCCCCCTGCTGCGGCGGCGCATGCACCCTTGAACGCGACCGACCTTCTGCTGTCCGAAGGCGTAATCCTGCTGGGTGCGGCGGTGCTGTTCGTCATGCTGTTTCGCCGTTTCGGCCTTGGCGCAGTGCTGGGCTATCTGGTTGCCGGGGCATTGGTCGGCCCACAAGGTCTTGGCCTTGTAGGCGGGGCGGAATCGAAGCTCGCCATTGCCGAAATTGGCATCGTCCTGCTGCTTTTCCTCGTCGGCCTTGAACTGCATCCGGCGCGGCTCTGGCGATTGAAACGCGATATCTTCGCCCTCGGCCTTGCCCAAGTGGTGATGTGCGGTTTGGCTTTGACCGCGATCATCTATTTTTCGACCGGCTTCACCTGGGGCGCCGCTATTGCGCTCGGCCTTCCCTTGGCACTGTCTTCCACGGCACAGGTTCTGCCCAGCCTTAAAAGCAGTGGACGCATCAACTCTCCTTTTGGCGAGAAGGTCTTTTCGATCCTGCTTTTTCAGGATCTGTCGATCGTCCCGCTGATCACCATTGTGGCGGCATTGTCCCGGAACCCCGCGGATGTTGGCGGTCCTCCAGGCATCCAGCTTGCGGGCTATACGGTTGCTGCCATCGCAGGACTGGTACTCGCTGGGCGTTTCATCCTGCGCCCTTTGCTTCAGCTAGTGGGACGGTTGGGCGAGCGTGAATTGTTCGTGGCAGTCGGACTGTTCACGGTTCTTGCCGCTGCTGCCCTCATGCATGCGCTTCACCTGTCCACGGCGCTGGGCGCGTTCGTCGCGGGCGTGATGTTGGCCGACTCTCCTTATCGGCATGAGATAGAAGCGGATGTAGAACCATTCCGGTCGATCCTGCTGGGTCTGTTCTTCCTCGCGGTCGGCATGGTGCTGGACTTGCATGCCGTCGCGGCAAACCCCTTGTTCGTCATCGGCATGGCAGCGATGCTGGTTATAACAAAGGCATTGCTGATCACCGGCCTTGCCCGGCTGTTCGGCATGGAATGGACGCAGGCGATTGGCGCGGGCCTGTTGCTCAGCCAGGGCGGTGAATTCGGCTTTGTTCTTTTCGCCCAAGCGCAAAACGCCCTTTTGATCGCCCCTCAGGGCGCAAGCCTGTTCAGCGCGATTGTGACCTTTTCCATGGCCACGACGCCATTTCTCATGCTCTTTGCGCGAAGGTTGGAGTTCGCGCAGCCGAAAGGACAGCGAAATCCCGCTGGCCCGGACGAGGCAACGCGCGGAACCGCGATTATCGTGGGCTATGGGCGTTTCGGACAAACTGTCGCTCAGATGCTGATGGGGCACGGGTTCGAGGTCGTTCTGATCGACAAGAAGCCCGCCCAGATCGAGGTTTCGAGCCGGTTCGACATGAAAGTCTATTACGGCGATGGCACGCGAATCGATCTCCTTCGCCGATCCGGGGCCGAAGAAGCCCGCTTGATCGCTTTCTGCCATGACGATCCGTCGCTGGACAGCCGCGTATTGGAACCTATCGCCGAGGCATTCCCGCAAGCGGCACTGCTTGTCCGCGCCTTCGACCGGCGGCAATTGCTCGCATTGAAAGATATGGATCTGGCCGGGGTTGTCCGCGAAGTTTTCGAATCCGCCATTTGCATGGGGATCCAGGCGATGGACACGCTGGGCGTGCCACAGGCGGAAATAGAAGAGGTTGAGCGCAAATATCGCGAAAATGATGATCAGCGGCTGACGGTCCAGGGCGAGCAAGGGACGTTGCTGGCCGCCAAGGAACTGATGTTCAGGCCCGGCAGGCGAATGCGTCTGATGGCTCGGGGTGAAGAAGAGGAAAAAACATGATTCCGGTCCTGGCCTCGCTTTCGGCGGCGCTCGCCATCGCTGCTGGCGCTTTCGGTGCCCATGGCGCATCCAGCCACGAGGTGGCCGAATGGTTGCGAACTGGCGGCTTATATCAGTTGATCCACGCGGTTGCCGCATTGACGCTGTTTCATGAAGCGCGCGGCGCGGCGTCGCTGCTTCTGGTGGGCGCCGCGATCTTTGCATTCACCCTCTATGCCATGGCCATGGGAGGTCCGCGTTGGCTGGGCGCCGTGACGCCTATTGGTGGCACGTTGATAATTGCGGGGTGGTTGTGGGCGGCTTGGGCCTATTGGCGCGGCTGACAGGCCGCCCTTGCCCCCAAACCCGCCCACGCATAGATTGACCCATATGGCCCAACACCATCATCATCACGAACCGACTGGCGCAAGCCTGGCCGACGCAGCCCGCAACGCGCTGGAAGCTCAGAACGAGCAGTGGACGCCCATGCGCGCCGCGATATTCGACGCGCTCGCCGCCGAAGAAAAGCCGACGTCGGCCTATGACATTGCCGACAGCGTCTCCAAGGTTCGGGGAAAGCGAGTGGCGCCGAACAGCGTCTATCGTATCCTCGACCTGTTCGTGGCGAACAACATCGCCATGCGCGTGGAAAGCGCGAACGCCTATATCGCTAACGCCCATCCGGGCTGCCATCACGATTGCATCTTCCTCGTCTGCCGCAACTGCAAGGAAGCAACCCATATCGATAATGATGTGGTGACGAACGACGTTCGCGCCGTGGCGGAACATCAAGGATTTCGGGCAGAACGGCCCGTGATCGAGATACTCGGAACCTGCGCCAAGTGCGTGGCGTGACGCAGACGTTGCGCTTTGATCAGGAACGGCCTAGCGCGCTTGGGAGTCTATGCCTTTAATGAATGACAGTCCCACAACGCCGCTGCTCGACCAGGTCACCTGGCCCGCAGATCTGCGCACGCTCAAGCCCGAGCAACTGCCTCAGCTTGCCGATGAACTCCGGCAGGAAGTGATTTCTGCCGTCGGCGTGACTGGCGGCCACCTGGGATCAGGGCTGGGAGTGGTCGAACTGACGACCGCTATCCATTATGTTTTCGACACGCCCAATGACAAGCTGGTCTGGGATGTGGGCCACCAATGCTATCCGCACAAGGTGCTGACCGGTCGGCGCGACCGCATCCGGACCCTTCGCCAGGGCGGCGGCCTTTCGGGTTTCACCAAACGGGCCGAGAGCGAATATGACCCCTTCGGCGCTGCTCACAGTTCGACATCCATCAGCGCGGCACTGGGTTTTGCCGTTGCCAGCAAGCTTGCAGGCAAGCCGGGCAAGGGCATAGCCGTGATCGGCGATGGCGCCATGTCGGCGGGCATGGCCTATGAAGCCATGAACAACGCGCGTGAGGCCGGAAACAGGCTGATCGTGATCCTGAACGACAATGACATGTCGATCGCACCTCCAGTAGGCGGCCTTTCCGCCTACCTCGCGCGCTTGGTATCGAGCCGGGAATTTCTGGGCCTGCGCGACCTTGCCAAGCGGCTCGCGCGCAAATTGCCCCGCCCTCTCCACAATGCCGCCCGCAAAACCGATGAATTTGCGCGCGGCATGGCGATGGGTGGCACCTTGTTCGAGGAACTGGGCTTCTACTATGTCGGTCCGATCGACGGCCATAATCTCGATCAGTTGATACCTGTTCTGGAAAATGTCCGGGATGCCGCTGAAGGGCCGTGCCTCGTTCATGTCGTGACCCAAAAAGGCAAGGGCTACGCTCCAGCGGAAGCAGCAGCCGACAAATATCATGGCGTCCAAAAGTTCGACGTCATCACCGGGGCGCAGGCAAAGGCACCTCCGGGACCGCCCAGCTATACTGCGGTGTTTGCCAACGCCCTGGTCGCCGAAGCCCGGCGCGATAGCACTATCTGCGCGATTACCGCTGCCATGCCGTCGGGCACAGGTCTCGACAAGTTCGCGGAGGCTTTCCCTGAACGTTCCTTCGACGTGGGGATTGCCGAACAACATGCGGTAACCTTCGCTGCCGGGCTTGCGGCACAGGGCATGCGGCCTTTCTGCGCCATCTATTCGACCTTTCTCCAGCGCGCTTATGATCAGGTCGTGCATGATGTCGCGATCCAGAATCTCCCGGTGCGCTTCGCCATCGATCGGGCCGGGCTGGTGGGTGCAGACGGTTCGACCCATGCGGGCAGCTTCGACATCACCTATCTCGCCACGCTCCCCAATATGGTCGTCATGGCGGCTTCCGACGAAGCAGAACTGGTCCATATGGTCCACACCTGCGCCGTTCATGACAGCGGACCGATCGCCGTCCGTTATCCACGTGGCAATGGCGTGGGCGTGCCATTACCCGCGACGCCCGAGAAGCTGGAGATCGGCAAGGGACGAATCGTCCGGGACGGCCGACAGGTCGCCATATTGTCGCTCGGCACCCGTCTGGAGGAAGCGTTGCGCGCCGCTGACGCATTGGAAGCGAAAGGCTTATCCACCACTGTAGCGGATTTGCGCTTCGCCAAGCCATTGGACGAAGCGATGATCCGTCGCCTGCTCACCACGCATGAAGTCGCCGTGACGATTGAGGAAGGCGCCATTGGGGGCTTGGGCGCGCATGTATTGACGCTGGCGAGTGATCTGGGGCTGATCGACAATGGCCTGAAGCTGCGTACGCTGCGCCTGCCGGATGTTTTCCAGGATCAGGACAAGCCGGAACTACAATATGCAGACGCGCGGCTGGATGCGGCGGCGATCATCGACACCGTATTGACGGCGTTACGGCATAACAGCGCCGGGATGGCGTCAGAAGCTCGGGCATAAAGCAACCAAATCTGACGGCAGAGCGCATATAAGCAACCTGGAGGTTGCTTATATGGTGGATTCTATCAGTAAAAATATCGAAATCGCCGCGTCGGTCGAACGCGTTTGGGACGCGCTGATTAATCATGAAAAGTTCGGAGCCTGGTTCCAGGTGGCTCTGGATCAGCCTTTTGTCGCGGGCGAGGCATCGACGGGGCATATGACCTATCCCGGCTTTGAGGAATATCGCTGGGAAGCATGGGTCGTTGCAATCGAGCCCATGAGACGCTTCGCTTTTAAATGGCCTGCGACTGGCGGTGACAAGCAGTTGATGGACAGCGGCGTACCAGTGCCGGAATGGACATTGGTTGAGTTTCTGCTTGAACCCGCTGGCAGCGGTACATTGCTGACGGTCACGGAAAGCGGGTTTGACAAGGTGCCCGAGCCGCGCAGGAGCAATGTCATGCGCTCCAACGACCGTGGTTGGGCAGAGCAGGTGAAGAATATCCGAAAATATGTTGAAGGTTGAGGAAGCACCTGCGCGGCTGTTTGCCGCATTGGGCGACGTCACACGCTTGGGGCTGATCAGGCGACTTTCCGACGGGACGGAACGATCGATCGCCCAATTAAGCGATGGCCTGCCGATCAGCCGTCAAGCGGTCGCGAAGCATCTCGACGTCCTGCTGGGCGCGGGACTGGTGCGCCGCGCACGATCCGGACGTGAGGCGCTTTTCACCCTGGAACGTGAGGCGATCGCGGGCGCGCGGGATTGGCTTGCGCAAGTCTCAAGTCAGTGGGACGAGACTTTGGGCAGGCTCAAGAACTTCGTCGAGAGCCAGCCCTAGTTTCTTACTGCCTTACTGCTGCGGGATCGCGGCGCGGGCGTCCTGCCCGTCACCTTCCGGCGCGGCGATGATTTCGCGGGTCGCGGCGCCCTTGTCGACGACTTCCGTGCCCGGATCGCCAACGGAGGAGCGGATGCCTGCCGCCGCATTGGCACGACCTGCTTCGCTCAACGCCGCGCTTTCAGCCGCGCTGCGCTGGGCAGGACCGCCGAACATGGTTTCCATGGCAGCACGACTCGAATCAACCGACGCGGCGGCGGGCGTGCCCGGCGCGGGCGGGACCAGCGCATAATCGGGCGGGATCACCAGCGGCGCCTGACGCGAGACGGCGAACTCATCGGGGCGCGCCCGGTTAAACAGGCCGCCGCCGCCACCGCAGGCGGACAGCATGGAAATCAGGCCAGCGGCGAGGATCAGTTTACGCATCAGTTCAGTGACTCCGTCTTTGCGCTCTTCTCGCGCAGCAGCAACGCCCGTGCAAGCAGGATCAGCACCCCGATCGTGATCGCGGCGTCGGCTAGGTTGAATATGAGAAAGGGGCGCCATTCGCCAAAGTGCAGATCGGCATAATCCACGACATAGCCAAGGCGAACACGGTCAACGATATTTCCAATGGCGCCGCCGAGGACCAATCCTAGGGCCGCAACATCCTGCCGCGCCTTTTCCCGCCACATCCACACGCCGACAAAACCAGCGATAAGCATCGTCATGCCAACCAGAATCCAGCGCATCATGTTCGTGTCGGCATGGAAAAAGCCCATCGAAACACCGCGATTTTCCAGCCAGCGCAGGCGGAAGATCGGCAGAATCTCGATCCCTTCATCCATCCGGCTCTTGAGCGCGAGCGGATAGGTGACGGTGTATTTGATGAGCTGGTCCAGCGCGAGCGTGACGATCGCGACGATCAGGCCGAGCGGACGGTGATTGACAGTTGCCATCAGTGGCGCACCACATGCTTTTTTGGTGATGAAGGTGACACGAACATATCCCTGAAAAGCGCCATCATAATATTGTTCATCTGCCGCCGGGCGGTAGGCCGTGGGCTATAGCCGAAGCCTGCGCCTGTAGGACAGCAGCATTTCAACCTGCCAGCACTTCGTCGCAGCGGTTGCAGAGCGTGCCGTCCTCCTCGACTTCGGGCAGCAGACGCCAGCAGCGACCGCATTTGTGCCACTCGCTCGGCTTGACCACGATGCCCTCGCCGACGCCCGTTTCGATGCGGGCGACAATGGCGATTTCGGCGAAGTTCACACCGTCACTGGGAACCTGCATTCCCATGGCGACATCGGCTTCAAGGCTGGACCGGATGACCTTTTCGCGGCGGAGGGGTTCGATGGCTTCGTTGACCTGGTCACGCTGGCTGCGGATTTCGGTCCACTTCTCGTCCAGGCCCTGGTTGAGCCAAGTCGGGTCTACTTCCGGCCATTCAAGGAAATGCACGCTTTCCTCGTGGTTTGGATAGCGACTTTGCCAAACTTCCTCAGCGGTGAAGGGGATGATCGGCGCGGCGTAACGGACAAGCGCGTGGAAGAGCGTGTCGAGCACGGTGCGGTAGGCACGGCGTTTTGGATCGCTCTTCGCGTCGCAGTAGAGGCAGTCCTTGCGGATGTCGAAGAAGAAGGCGGACAGGTCGCTATTGGCGAAGTCGAACAGCGCGCGGGTGTAGCGACTGAACTCCAGCCAGTTTTCGCTTCCCGCAGCCTTTTCGACCACGCCCTTAAGCTCTGCATCGAGAGCCGCGAGGCGGTGGAGCATGTAGCGCTCCAACTCCGGCATTTCGGTGACGGGCAGCTTTTCATCTTCCGAGAAATCCGAAAGAGCACCTAGCAAGTAACGGAAAGTATTGCGAAGTTTGCGATAGGCATCAGACGATCCGGCCAACACTTCCTTGCCGATGCGGACATCATCGAAATAATCGGTGCTAGCGACCCAGACGCGCAGGATGTCGGAACCGGACTCCCCGATGACCTTCAGCGGATCGACCACGTTGCCGAGACTTTTCGACATTTTGCGCCCCTGCCCGTCCAGCGCGAAGCCGTGGGTGAGGACGGCGTCATAAGGCGCGCGGCCACGGGTGCCGCTGCTTTCTAGCAGGGAGGACTGGAACCAGCCGCGATGCTGGTCGGAGCCTTCGAGATAAAGATCAGCGCGGACGCCTTCGCCATAGCGGCTTTCGACCACGAAGCTGTGGGTCGAGCCGCTGTCGAACCAGACGTCGAGAATGTCGTTCACGACCTCATAGTCGTTGAGGTTGTAGTCGAGGCCAAGCAGCGCCTGATGGTCGGCGCCGAACCAGGCATCCGCGCCGCCAGCTTTGAAGGCTTCGACAATGCGCTGATTGACAGCTTTATCAACGAGATATTCGCCGGTCTTGCGGTGAACATAGAGGGCGATGGGCACGCCCCATGCGCGCTGGCGGCTGATGACCCAGTCGGGGCGGCCTTCGACCATCGAGCGGATGCGATTGATCGAGCGCTCGGGAACCCAACGGGTGTTTTCGATCGCGTCGAGCGCCGTCCCGCGTAGGGTCGCGCCATTGCCTTGGCGGGCGAGGATAGCTTCTTCCTCGGCACAGCGTGGGATGATGCCATCGCTCATCGCGCGGTCCATCGGGATGAACCATTGCGGGGTGCAGCGGAAGATAATCTTTGCCTTGGAACGCCAGCTATGGGGATAGCTGTGCTTGAAGTCATCGGACGCAGCGAGCAGCCCGCCCGCCTCGCGCAGGTCGGTGCAGATCGGGCCGTCCTTGCTGACGAACTTGGGGTTGATGACGGAGCCTTGGCCGCCGAGCCAGAGCCAGTCCTCGCGATATTTGCCGTCATTCTCGACGGCGAAGACCGGATTGATACCATTGGCCTTGCAGAGCGCGAAGTCGTCCTCGCCATGGTCGGGCGCCATGTGGACGAGGCCGGTGCCCGTGTCGGTAGTGACGAAATCGCCCGCTAGGAACGGGCGCGGCTTGGCGAAGAAGCCGCCGAGGGCGTGCATCGGGTGCAACGCTTTTGCCCCGTCGAGTTGATAGCCTTTAAAGCGTTCCGGGCCGTTCTCAAAAACCGGCTTCGCCTTGTTCTCGTCCTCGAAAACGGCGACAGAAATTGCTCGATAAGCGGCTGCAACGCGGTTGAAGAAGTGCCCCATAAGATCGGTAGCGACGAGATAGCGAGTGCCGCGCAAAAGCTTCAATGAAGGATGGAGCGACACATCAAATGGGTCAGGGCCGCCACCAGCAAACCCCATTCCTCGAAGTATAATTTCGACATACTCAACATCCGGCCCATAAGCCAAAGCCTGATTGACCGGAATCGTCCAGGGCGTCGTCGTCCAGATCACCGCATGCGCACCGACCAGTTCAGGCGCGTTCGGCGCTTCGATGATCTCGAACGCCACGTCGATCTGGGTCGAGACGATGTCCTCATACTCAACCTCCGCCTCGGCCAGCGCGGTCTTTTCGACCGGGGACCACATGACGGGCTTGGCACCGCGATAAAGCTGACCGCTCTCCGCGAACTTCAGCAGTTCAGACACGATGGTAGCTTCGGCGTCGAACTTCATGGTGAGATAGGGATCGTCCCAATCACCCATCACGCCAAGGCGCTTGAACTGCTCCTTCTGCACGCCGACCCATTTGTCCGCATAGGCGCGGCACTGGGCACGGAATTCTTGGGGCGGAACCTCGTCCTTGTTCTGCTTCTTCTTGCGATATTCCTCCTCGATCTTCCATTCGATCGGAAGGCCGTGGCAGTCCCAGCCGGGGACGTAAGGCGCATCCTTGCCGAGCAGCGATTGGCTGCGGACGATGATGTCCTTCAGCACCTTGTTCATCGCATGGCCCATATGAATGTCGCCATTGGCGTAGGGCGGGCCGTCATGAAGGATGAAGCGTTCGCGGCCTTTCCGCCGTTCGCGCAGCTTGCCGTAAAGGTCCATTTCCTCCCAGCGCGCGAGGATCGCCGGTTCCTTTTGCGCAAGGCCCGCCTTCATTGGGAAGTCGGTTACGGGGAGGAAGACGGTGCTTTTATAGTCGGGCTGGTCGGTCATGTGGGGCTATCTACAGACTTCCGTTCGTTTCGAGCGCAGTCGAGAAACGCGGCGCTGCACTATCTGCTTTTCGACTTCGCTCGAAGCGAACGGGGTTGGAAATGAATGGGCGGGCATTAGGCGAGGTGCGGCGTTCTCGCAAGGATTTGCCGCGCGGCGTCGCAGTCTCGGGCGATCTGGGCCGTGAGGGCTTCGAGGCCTTCATATTTCGCCTCTGGCCGGAGAAATTCTATCAACTGCACCTCGATGCACTGATCATACAGGCTTTCGGCGAAATCGAAGAAGTGCGGCTCCAGCAATTCCTTTGGCGGGTCAAAGCTGGGCCGGATACCGAGATTGGCTGCGCCGTCGAGAATCCGGCCATCGGGCAGCAGGCCGCGCACCGCATAGATGCCGTAGACCGGGCGGATGTAATGGCCAAGATCGACATTGGCGGTGGGGAAGCCGATCGTGCGGCCGACCTTGTCGCCATGCTGAACCATCCCTTGCACCGCGAAGGGGCGTGTCAGCAGGCGCGTAGCCGTGGCGCAGTCTCCGGCTTTCAGCGCGGCACGGATTCGGCTGGAGGAGACCACCTCCCCGCCTTCGTCGGTGATCGGCGCGACGGCTTCGGCGCTCATGCCCCGCGCGGCGCCGAGGGTGGCCAGCGTTTCGACGGTGCCGGTGCGGCCTTGGCCGAAGGTGAAATCCTGACCCGTGACGACGCCCGCGACGCCCATGCCGTCCACCAGCAGATCGACGAAATCTTCCGGGCTCAAGGCGGCCAGTTGGCGGGTAAAGGCGAATACGAGCATCGCGTCGGCACCGGCGGCGGCGAACAGGCGCTGCCGCTGATCCAGGCTGGTGAGGCGGAACCAAGGATTTTCAGGGCGAAACAGGCGCATGGGATGCGGGTCGAACGTCGCGACGATGACGGGACGGCCCTCCGCGCGGGCACGGTCCACCGCGCGGCCGACGACAGCCTGATGACCGAGGTGAAATCCGTCAAAATTGCCCAGCGCCATGATGCTCCCGCGCAAATGGGCAGGGATCGGGACGCCGCTTTCCAGCCGCTCCATGGCGCTGGCTATAGGGAGATGGCCGCGCGCTGGCAATGCGACATCATGGCGCAGCGCGGCGGCGGAAAGTGACGAAGCTGTAGGCGGGATAGGCGCCCTCCGCCGGATGATCGGCGCGGCCTGCTTCCTCCCACTGCGTAGCGTCGGGATAAGGGATCACGGCGTCGCCG is a window from the Sphingobium sp. Cam5-1 genome containing:
- a CDS encoding iron-sulfur cluster assembly scaffold protein: MSAPLYNKDILRLAASIPHHRRLAQPQATVEKRSPTCGSRVTADVRMEGGKLVELGLDVKACALGQASASLMSAQAIGLTAAELETARDKLTAYLSGKGDDLNFWPGLTVLAPARGYPARHASIRLSFEAVAEAARAAEA
- a CDS encoding cation:proton antiporter domain-containing protein, which gives rise to MPTPPAAAAHAPLNATDLLLSEGVILLGAAVLFVMLFRRFGLGAVLGYLVAGALVGPQGLGLVGGAESKLAIAEIGIVLLLFLVGLELHPARLWRLKRDIFALGLAQVVMCGLALTAIIYFSTGFTWGAAIALGLPLALSSTAQVLPSLKSSGRINSPFGEKVFSILLFQDLSIVPLITIVAALSRNPADVGGPPGIQLAGYTVAAIAGLVLAGRFILRPLLQLVGRLGERELFVAVGLFTVLAAAALMHALHLSTALGAFVAGVMLADSPYRHEIEADVEPFRSILLGLFFLAVGMVLDLHAVAANPLFVIGMAAMLVITKALLITGLARLFGMEWTQAIGAGLLLSQGGEFGFVLFAQAQNALLIAPQGASLFSAIVTFSMATTPFLMLFARRLEFAQPKGQRNPAGPDEATRGTAIIVGYGRFGQTVAQMLMGHGFEVVLIDKKPAQIEVSSRFDMKVYYGDGTRIDLLRRSGAEEARLIAFCHDDPSLDSRVLEPIAEAFPQAALLVRAFDRRQLLALKDMDLAGVVREVFESAICMGIQAMDTLGVPQAEIEEVERKYRENDDQRLTVQGEQGTLLAAKELMFRPGRRMRLMARGEEEEKT
- a CDS encoding DUF423 domain-containing protein — protein: MIPVLASLSAALAIAAGAFGAHGASSHEVAEWLRTGGLYQLIHAVAALTLFHEARGAASLLLVGAAIFAFTLYAMAMGGPRWLGAVTPIGGTLIIAGWLWAAWAYWRG
- a CDS encoding Fur family transcriptional regulator, with protein sequence MAQHHHHHEPTGASLADAARNALEAQNEQWTPMRAAIFDALAAEEKPTSAYDIADSVSKVRGKRVAPNSVYRILDLFVANNIAMRVESANAYIANAHPGCHHDCIFLVCRNCKEATHIDNDVVTNDVRAVAEHQGFRAERPVIEILGTCAKCVA
- the dxs gene encoding 1-deoxy-D-xylulose-5-phosphate synthase, which translates into the protein MPLMNDSPTTPLLDQVTWPADLRTLKPEQLPQLADELRQEVISAVGVTGGHLGSGLGVVELTTAIHYVFDTPNDKLVWDVGHQCYPHKVLTGRRDRIRTLRQGGGLSGFTKRAESEYDPFGAAHSSTSISAALGFAVASKLAGKPGKGIAVIGDGAMSAGMAYEAMNNAREAGNRLIVILNDNDMSIAPPVGGLSAYLARLVSSREFLGLRDLAKRLARKLPRPLHNAARKTDEFARGMAMGGTLFEELGFYYVGPIDGHNLDQLIPVLENVRDAAEGPCLVHVVTQKGKGYAPAEAAADKYHGVQKFDVITGAQAKAPPGPPSYTAVFANALVAEARRDSTICAITAAMPSGTGLDKFAEAFPERSFDVGIAEQHAVTFAAGLAAQGMRPFCAIYSTFLQRAYDQVVHDVAIQNLPVRFAIDRAGLVGADGSTHAGSFDITYLATLPNMVVMAASDEAELVHMVHTCAVHDSGPIAVRYPRGNGVGVPLPATPEKLEIGKGRIVRDGRQVAILSLGTRLEEALRAADALEAKGLSTTVADLRFAKPLDEAMIRRLLTTHEVAVTIEEGAIGGLGAHVLTLASDLGLIDNGLKLRTLRLPDVFQDQDKPELQYADARLDAAAIIDTVLTALRHNSAGMASEARA
- a CDS encoding SRPBCC family protein translates to MVDSISKNIEIAASVERVWDALINHEKFGAWFQVALDQPFVAGEASTGHMTYPGFEEYRWEAWVVAIEPMRRFAFKWPATGGDKQLMDSGVPVPEWTLVEFLLEPAGSGTLLTVTESGFDKVPEPRRSNVMRSNDRGWAEQVKNIRKYVEG
- a CDS encoding ArsR/SmtB family transcription factor, with protein sequence MLKVEEAPARLFAALGDVTRLGLIRRLSDGTERSIAQLSDGLPISRQAVAKHLDVLLGAGLVRRARSGREALFTLEREAIAGARDWLAQVSSQWDETLGRLKNFVESQP
- a CDS encoding DUF3035 domain-containing protein, translating into MRKLILAAGLISMLSACGGGGGLFNRARPDEFAVSRQAPLVIPPDYALVPPAPGTPAAASVDSSRAAMETMFGGPAQRSAAESAALSEAGRANAAAGIRSSVGDPGTEVVDKGAATREIIAAPEGDGQDARAAIPQQ
- the lspA gene encoding signal peptidase II, whose translation is MATVNHRPLGLIVAIVTLALDQLIKYTVTYPLALKSRMDEGIEILPIFRLRWLENRGVSMGFFHADTNMMRWILVGMTMLIAGFVGVWMWREKARQDVAALGLVLGGAIGNIVDRVRLGYVVDYADLHFGEWRPFLIFNLADAAITIGVLILLARALLLREKSAKTESLN
- a CDS encoding isoleucine--tRNA ligase produces the protein MTDQPDYKSTVFLPVTDFPMKAGLAQKEPAILARWEEMDLYGKLRERRKGRERFILHDGPPYANGDIHMGHAMNKVLKDIIVRSQSLLGKDAPYVPGWDCHGLPIEWKIEEEYRKKKQNKDEVPPQEFRAQCRAYADKWVGVQKEQFKRLGVMGDWDDPYLTMKFDAEATIVSELLKFAESGQLYRGAKPVMWSPVEKTALAEAEVEYEDIVSTQIDVAFEIIEAPNAPELVGAHAVIWTTTPWTIPVNQALAYGPDVEYVEIILRGMGFAGGGPDPFDVSLHPSLKLLRGTRYLVATDLMGHFFNRVAAAYRAISVAVFEDENKAKPVFENGPERFKGYQLDGAKALHPMHALGGFFAKPRPFLAGDFVTTDTGTGLVHMAPDHGEDDFALCKANGINPVFAVENDGKYREDWLWLGGQGSVINPKFVSKDGPICTDLREAGGLLAASDDFKHSYPHSWRSKAKIIFRCTPQWFIPMDRAMSDGIIPRCAEEEAILARQGNGATLRGTALDAIENTRWVPERSINRIRSMVEGRPDWVISRQRAWGVPIALYVHRKTGEYLVDKAVNQRIVEAFKAGGADAWFGADHQALLGLDYNLNDYEVVNDILDVWFDSGSTHSFVVESRYGEGVRADLYLEGSDQHRGWFQSSLLESSGTRGRAPYDAVLTHGFALDGQGRKMSKSLGNVVDPLKVIGESGSDILRVWVASTDYFDDVRIGKEVLAGSSDAYRKLRNTFRYLLGALSDFSEDEKLPVTEMPELERYMLHRLAALDAELKGVVEKAAGSENWLEFSRYTRALFDFANSDLSAFFFDIRKDCLYCDAKSDPKRRAYRTVLDTLFHALVRYAAPIIPFTAEEVWQSRYPNHEESVHFLEWPEVDPTWLNQGLDEKWTEIRSQRDQVNEAIEPLRREKVIRSSLEADVAMGMQVPSDGVNFAEIAIVARIETGVGEGIVVKPSEWHKCGRCWRLLPEVEEDGTLCNRCDEVLAG